A stretch of Acipenser ruthenus chromosome 1, fAciRut3.2 maternal haplotype, whole genome shotgun sequence DNA encodes these proteins:
- the LOC117973257 gene encoding F-box only protein 4-like produces the protein MADESEWSRLESAVIKSLRHFRDKYLQSSRNDRENPELQETHIGETATGGNILESLPVDMQFYIMSFLSPHDLCRLGSTCLYWHTVVRDPVLWRYFLLRDLPTWSFIDHNSMPDVEKISQPLAELDNGTMHDYMTEYLKSCPGCRRRLKPCRRGYAAVTSFLHSLVINTEPRLAMFGPGLEQLEVSLVRKMMHSPDVIPVAGFPQRQINGIGSGISFMLNNQQRFNILTLYSTTSKERERARVDQNNAPNKMFLQEGEGAAECPTARHRIIPQVQEVCRVVDGFIYVANAETDRSHEREEEFAQIQAMTASDLGSSNRPVLVLSCVSRAGTRRIPCIYMAHELHLNRLTRPWLVQDAEAETLNGLLNGIEWILEESGINV, from the exons ATGGCTGATGAGAGTGAGTGGAGCCGTTTGGAGTCGGCAGTTATAAAGAGTTTAAGACACTTCAGAGACAAGTATTTACAAAGCTCGAGAAATGACAGGGAAAATCCGGAACTGCAAGAAACTCACATCGGGGAAACAGCCACCGGGGGTAACATTTTAGAAAGTTTACCT GTGGATATGCAGTTTTATATCATGTCATTCCTCTCCCCTCATGATCTGTGTCGGTTGGGGAGCACATGTCTATACTGGCACACTGTTGTCCGTGACCCTGTGTTGTGGAGATATTTTCTACTAAGGGACCTCCCCACTTGGTCTTTCATCGACCATAACTCAATGCCAGACGTGGAGAAAATAAGCCAACCATTAGCTGAATTAGACAACGGCACAATGCATGACTACATGACAGA ATATTTAAAGAGTTGCCCTGGGTGCAGAAGACGCTTGAAACCTTGCAGGCGAGGCTATGCTGctgttacttctttcttacattCCTTGGTGATAAACACAGAGCCCCGGTTGGCTATGTTTGGGCCTGGCTTGGAACAGCTGGAGGTTTCCTTGGTGAGGAAAATGATGCATTCACCAGATGTGATACCTGTTGCAGGCTTTCCACAGAGGCAAATCAATG GCATTGGGTCAGGAATTAGTTTCATGTTAAATAACCAGCAGAGATTTAATATTTTAACACTGTACTCAACTACCAG TAAGGAAAGAGAGAGGGCTCGGGTGGATCAGAACAACGCCCCAAATAAAATGTTCCTGCAGGAGGGTGAGGGTGCAGCAGAGTGCCCCACCGCGAGGCACAGGATCATCCCACAGGTCCAGGAAGTCTGCAGGGTGGTGGATGGGTTCATTTACGTGGCTAATGCTGAAACTGACAGGA GTCATGAACGTGAAGAGGAATTTGCACAGATCCAGGCAATGACTGCCTCTGACTTGGGCTCTTCAAACCGCCCTGTGTTGGTGTTGTCATGTGTTTCAAGGGCAGGAACCCGGAGAATACCATGCATTTATATGGCACACGAGCTGCACTTAAATCGATTGACCAGACCTTGGTTG GTTCAGGACGCTGAAGCAGAaacgctaaatggacttttaaatGGAATTGAATGGATTTTGGAGGAATCTGGAATAAATGTATAA